The Argopecten irradians isolate NY chromosome 4, Ai_NY, whole genome shotgun sequence genome has a window encoding:
- the LOC138321104 gene encoding solute carrier family 23 member 1-like — protein MAELKYLGKAASEKDENDREECHLQLPQPSSDVGGLCGSGPRISNGMSASRRSRKGGYLGLEYGVDDLPAIHMCFIFGFQQVLLSISSTISIPLIVSDKICAGDLQVVKSEIMSTFLFMCGVCTILQVVIGVRLPIIQGGCHKFIPAITALMALEKWKCPDIDSSGSAGIFGISNSTLNDLNKTEIWQSRIREIQGGIMVASVTQVLIGCTGLLGILLKYIGPITIVPTITLVGLSLIDVAIRFCEKQWGISALTIVLVFIFSLYLRNISIPTPSWTRKKGCHVIRFPYFKLLPVLLAVGLTWILCGILTETEVFSSNSSLPEHWARTDARSDVLSSSEWLFFPYPCQWGLPTVSIASFLAMLAATLTSIIESVGDYYACARVSGAPPPPGHAINRGIAIEGFGSILSGLVGSGGATTSYSQNVGAIGFTKVASRGAFVAAGLIFLVSGIFGKFGALLVMLPDPVLGGIVVISFGMVTSVGLSNLQFVDLSSGRNLCIVGSSLLIGLMAPKYLGDNPHAINTGVSELDQALVVLLSTAMFVGGMLAFILDNTVPGTDEERAILLWRNQALSGNDDDDNTGDSAATDGSIYDLPLITSFLHRHKWCRYVPFLPTFEYENLSQSTCCRDNGIDISSGKSNSLKPSENGNNC, from the exons ATGGCAGAGCTTAAATATTTGGGTAAGGCCGCAAGCGAAAAAGACGAAAACGACCGAGAGGAATGCCACCTTCAGCTTCCACAGCCTTCATCTGATGTAGGGGGATTATGTGGTAGCGGTCCAAGAATCTCGAACGGTATGTCAGCATCAAGGAGGTCGAGAAAGGGCGGATACCTCGGTCTGGAGTATGGAGTGGATGATCTCCCTGCGATTcatatgtgttttatttttggcTTCCAG CAAGTGCTTCTGTCGATAAGTTCTACCATATCTATTCCACTGATCGTCAGCGACAAGATATGTGCTGGCGACCTTCAGGTGGTCAAGTCGGAGATCATGTCCACTTTCCTGTTTATGTGTGGAGTATGTACCATACTACAGGTGGTCATAGGGGTCAG ACTGCCGATCATCCAGGGAGGATGTCATAAGTTCATTCCCGCCATCACGGCCTTAATGGCTCTAGAGAAATGGAAGTGCCCAGATATCGACAGTTCAG gatCTGCAGGGATATTTGGGATCAGCAATTCAACATTAAATGATCTTAATAAAACTGAGATTTGGCAGTCACGCATACGGGAG ATACAGGGCGGAATCATGGTGGCATCTGTAACGCAGGTTTTGATTGGATGTACCGGACTACTTGGAatccttttaaaatacattGGACCAATTACAAttgtccccactataaccctcGTTGGTCTGTCATTGATTGATGTCGCAATCCGTTTTTGTGAGAAACAGTGGGGGATATCTGCATT AACAATAGTCCTGGTCTTTATATTTTCCCTCTATCTACGCAACATATCTATCCCAACACCATCGTGGACTCGGAAGAAAGGATGTCACGTGATCAGGTTTCCTTATTTTAAACTTCTCCCA GTTTTGCTAGCCGTTGGACTGACCTGGATTCTATGCGGAATTTTAACAGAAACGGAAGTATTTTCATCAAACAGTTCACTTCCGGAACACTGGGCAAGAACTGACGCTAGAAGTGACGTACTTTCTTCCTCTGAATGGTTATTCTTTCCATACCCAT GTCAGTGGGGATTGCCGACGGTCAGTATTGCGAGTTTCCTGGCTATGTTGGCGGCTACATTAACGTCAATTATTGAATCTGTTGGAGACTACTATGCATGCGCCAGAGTCTCGGGGGCCCCGCCTCCTCCGGGACACGCAATCAACCGCGGAATCGCCATTGAAGGGTTTGGCAGCATTCTGTCTGGACTAGTCGGATCAGGAGGAGCGACGACATCTTACAGCCAAAATGTGGGAGCCATAGGTTTCACAAAG GTTGCCAGTCGCGGTGCATTTGTGGCTGCTGGGTTAATTTTCCTCGTTAGTGGCATATTTGGGAAATTTGGTGCGCTTCTTGTCATGCTTCCGGATCCGGTTTTAGGCGGCATTGTGGTCATCAGTTTTGGAATGGTGACGTCAGTGGGACTGTCTAATTTACAGTTTGTGGATCTGTCCTCTGGGCGGAATTTGTGCATTGTTGGATCATCATTACTGATCGGATTGATGGCACCAAAATATCTTGGCGACAACCCACATGCTATAAACACAG GAGTGAGTGAGTTAGATCAGGCCCTAGTGGTCCTGCTTAGTACGGCTATGTTTGTTGGAGGAATGTTGGCATTCATCCTCGACAATACAGTTCCGG GGACAGACGAAGAGAGAGCAATACTTCTTTGGCGGAATCAGGCATTATCTGGAAACGATGACGATGATAATACAGGAGATTCTGCTGCCACTGATGGGTCGATTTACGATCTGCCACTGATCACATCATTTCTTCACAGACACAAGTGGTGTCGATACGTACCGTTCTTACCTACATTTGAATATGAAAACCTGTCACAATCCACATGCTGTAGAGACAATGGAATCGATATCTCCTCAGGCAAAAGTAATTCATTAAAACCATCTGAAAATGGCAACAATTGCTAG